One window from the genome of Yarrowia lipolytica chromosome 1B, complete sequence encodes:
- a CDS encoding uncharacterized protein (Compare to YALI0B16588g, similar to uniprot|P07286 Saccharomyces cerevisiae YBR243c ALG7 UDP-N-acetylglucosamine-1-phosphate transferase, similar to Saccharomyces cerevisiae ALG7 (YBR243C); ancestral locus Anc_6.158), with protein sequence MYSSIWTVLAILALSASLIFNPADQPLLSSVGFSLIAYLVTYNLIPALGPAFIKVGFSGRDLSKKDRPEIPETMGAVCAIVYLFCMFLFIPFVFYQYLAKTIGGGVVVGYDSLSEGLVKGRILSAFPHEKLAEYLSAILCLQSMFILGVADDLFDIRWRNKFFLPAIAAIPLLIVYYVDFGITAVMVPVVLRPYFGDIVDLGALYYMYMAAVAIFCPNSINIYAGVNGLEVGQSVMIGVCILLNDFIYLVQPNHPAEESHLFSVYLLLPFLAVSIALLRHNWCPAKCFVGDTYCYFAGMVFAVVGILGHFSKTLLLFFVPQIFNFLYSVPQLFKIVDCPRHRLPKFNPETGLLEPSRTYFDKKKPGKLGQIMIYVLEKLHLLKVWRDEKGVVISISNMTLINLVLVYVGPLREDHLAAVLLGIQFASGLAAIALRHSVAAMIFGRDNI encoded by the coding sequence ATGTACTCGTCGATATGGACGGTACTGGCCATCTTGGCTCTTTCGGCCAGTCTGATTTTCAATCCCGCGGACCAGCCTCTTTTGTCGTCAGTCGGTTTCTCCCTCATCGCCTATCTGGTCACCTACAACCTGATTCCTGCACTTGGACCAGCCTTCATCAAGGTCGGCTTCTCGGGTCGAGACCTGTCCAAGAAAGACCGGCCTGAGATTCCCGAGACCATGGGAGCCGTATGTGCCATTGTCTACCTGTTTTGTATGTTTCTGTTCATTCCTTTTGTGTTCTACCAGTACCTGGCCAAAACCATCGGAGGTGGCGTGGTTGTGGGTTACGACAGCTTGAGCGAGGGACTGGTCAAGGGACGAATTCTCAGTGCGTTCCCTCACGAAAAACTCGCCGAGTACCTTTCTGCCATCCTGTGTCTGCAGTCCATGTTCATCCTGGGTGTTGCAGATGATCTCTTCGATATCAGATGGCGAAACAAGTTCTTCTTACCTGCCATTGCTGCCATCCCGCTGCTCATAGTTTACTACGTGGACTTTGGAATTACAGCCGTCATGGTTCCCGTGGTTTTGAGACCTTACTTTGGAGACATAGTGGACCTCGGGGCTCTTTACTACATGTACATGGCGGCCGTGGCCATCTTCTGCCCTAACTCCATCAACATTTACGCTGGCGTGAACGGCTTGGAAGTTGGCCAATCGGTTATGATTGGCGTGTGCATCTTGCTGAACGATTTCATCTACCTCGTTCAGCCCAACCACCCCGCTGAAGAATCTCATCTCTTCAGTGTCtatctgctgctgccgttCCTGGCTGTCAGTATCGCTCTTTTGAGACACAACTGGTGCCCTGCAAAATGTTTTGTTGGAGACACCTACTGCTACTTCGCCGGCATGGTCTTTGCGGTTGTTGGTATTCTCGGCCACTTCTCCAAGACCCTCCTGCTGTTCTTTGTGCCCCAGATCTTCAACTTCTTGTACTCTGTGCCTCAGCTGTTCAAGATTGTCGACTGTCCTCGACATAGACTGCCTAAATTCAACCCCGAGACAGGTCTTTTGGAGCCTTCCCGGACCTACTTTGACAAAAAGAAGCCTGGTAAGCTTGGCCAAATAATGATCTAcgtgctggagaagctaCACCTGCTGAAAGTGTGGAGAGACGAGAAGGGAGTTGTCATCAGCATCTCCAACATGACACTGATCAACCTGGTTTTGGTCTATGTTGGACCCCTGCGAGAGGATCACCTTGCCGCTGTGCTTCTGGGTATCCAGTTTGCTTCCGGTCTGGCTGCTATTGCGCTAAGACATTCAGTTGCAGCTATGATCTTTGGTAGGGACAACATTTAa
- a CDS encoding uncharacterized protein (Compare to YALI0B16544g, similar to uniprot|P53091 Saccharomyces cerevisiae YGL201c MCM6 involved in replication P6.3.f6.1) produces MDLVDQLMTEGMEGPSSPGPPSSPGANLPSSFAGRTPGTTSAHGGPSSDQYREPAAMDVPPDEEVRMRRIMEQETVPKVQDATGEKVRDLFEEFLETYVDGSNPEEYSDDEDGTAYDGRPYVRQIKGLRSFNKSSIFVDYRHMSETEDGILAQAISDQYYRFMPFLLRGLTNVIRKIEPVLLQQSVGFSEDGSSTFGGSKSSSASDQPRHFQICFHNLPVVCRIRELKTDKIGCLISLGGTVTRTSEVRPELYLGAFQCQECHTEVDGVEQVFKYTEPSICPNPMCGNKKMWKLLMDNSVFLDWQKVRVQENAHEIPAGSMPRTIDVILRGENVERARAGDQMIFTGAPVVIPDVTQLGLPGVKPRAVRDGGRETSAVESGAVTGLRELGARDLTYRISFLACYAAPANILDASANDNYAENAADEQEEYIRSLKSAEVEQLRDMVHGQDIFRRLVRSIAPAVYGHETVKKGILLQLMGGVHKKTADGIRLRGDINICLVGDPSTAKSQFLKYVTSFLPRSVYASGKASTAAGLTAAVVKDEDSGEFTIEAGALMLADNGICAIDEFDKMDLADQVAIHEAMEQQTISIAKAGINATLNARTSILAAANPAKGRYDRRLGLRANVQMSAPIMSRFDLFFVILDECNEATDTALASHVVDLHMHTDEAIDPPFSTEQLQRFIKYARTFKPMLTPEARAVLVQQYQQLRADDATGAGNSYRITVRQLESMIRLSEAIARANCSTIISPAFVHEAAKLLRDTIILVEREDVLLDEEEDTVDAAEDAVDEAMEATQLANHTPRDQITHQQYTHMVNMIVSKLSENYTDDADASRIGMSLDALLEFVLEQYEEDMVDEEDVENHTRLTKKVIKKMKKNNLLMTVRGNLDDLEAPGDGTELYVIHPNAAAAELEETRQTGGVMPDDE; encoded by the coding sequence ATGGACCTCGTCGACCAATTAATGACCGAGGGGATGGAGGGTCCCTCTTCCCCCGGCCCTCCTTCCTCGCCCGGAGCCAATTTGCCCTCTTCTTTCGCAGGACGAACACCTGGAACCACATCTGCTCATGGAGGCCCTAGCTCTGACCAATACAGAGAACCAGCTGCCATGGATGTACCTCCGGACGAGGAGGTGCGAATGCGGCGAATTATGGAGCAAGAAACAGTTCCCAAGGTTCAGGACGCCACTGGAGAGAAGGTGCGTGATCTATTTGAAGAGTTTCTGGAGACTTACGTTGATGGATCAAATCCGGAAGAGTACTCTGATGACGAGGATGGAACTGCGTATGACGGGCGACCTTACGTACGACAAATCAAGGGTCTTCGAAGTTTCAACAAGTCGTCAATTTTCGTGGACTACAGACACATGAGCGAGACTGAAGATGGTATTCTGGCCCAAGCCATCAGTGACCAATACTACCGATTCATGCCATTTTTGCTGCGAGGTCTGACCAATGTGATTCGAAAGATTGAGCCCGTGCTTCTGCAACAGTCTGTAGGCTTTTCTGAGGATGGAAGTTCGACGTTTGGAGGATCCAAGTCGTCGTCTGCCTCAGATCAGCCCCGACACTTTCAGATCTGTTTCCACAACCTTCCTGTCGTGTGCAGAATTCGGGAACTCAAGACCGACAAGATTGGTTGTCTTATTTCTCTAGGGGGTACTGTCACTCGAACGTCCGAAGTGCGTCCAGAACTGTACTTGGGAGCCTTCCAGTGCCAGGAATGTCATACTGAAGTGGACGGAGTGGAGCAGGTGTTCAAGTACACAGAGCCTTCGATCTGTCCCAACCCCATGTGCGGAAACAAAAAGATGTGGAAGCTGCTGATGGACAACTCTGTGTTCTTGGATTGGCAGAAGGTGCGTGTGCAGGAAAACGCACATGAGATCCCCGCTGGATCTATGCCCAGAACCATCGACGTCATTCTTAGAGGTGAAAATGTGGAGCGAGCTCGAGCAGGAGATCAGATGATTTTTACTGGAGCACCTGTTGTCATTCCTGACGTCACTCAGCTTGGCCTGCCTGGTGTGAAGCCTCGAGCAGTTCGAgatggaggccgagaaACTTCTGCTGTGGAGTCTGGAGCCGTCACAGGACTCAGAGAGCTTGGAGCACGTGATCTGACCTACAGGATATCTTTCCTAGCTTGTTACGCTGCTCCTGCCAACATTCTGGACGCCTCTGCCAACGACAACTACGCCGAGAACGCTGCTGACGAACAAGAGGAGTACATTCGAAGTCTGAAGTCTGCCGAAGTGGAGCAGCTTCGTGATATGGTCCACGGACAGGATATTTTCCGACGTCTGGTACGATCCATTGCTCCTGCTGTGTACGGTCATGAGACTGTCAAGAAGGGTATTCTACTGCAGCTCATGGGAGGAGTGCACAAGAAGACAGCTGATGGAATTCGACTACGAGGAGATATTAACATTTGTCTGGTTGGAGATCCCTCCACTGCGAAGTCCCAGTTCCTTAAGTACGTCACCTCGTTCCTTCCTCGATCTGTGTATGCTTCCGGTAAGGCATCCACTGCTGCAGGTCTTACAGCAGCTGTGGTTAAGGATGAAGACTCTGGAGAGTTCACCATCGAAGCTGGAGCTTTGATGCTTGCTGATAATGGTATCTGTGCTATTGATGAGTTCGACAAGATGGATTTGGCAGACCAGGTGGCAATTCACGAGGCTATGGAACAACAAACTATctccattgccaaggccgGTATTAACGCTACTCTGAACGCCCGAACTTCCATCCTGGCCGCTGCAAACCCTGCCAAGGGTCGGTATGACCGCAGACTCGGTCTGCGAGCCAACGTGCAGATGTCCGCTCCTATCATGTCTCGTTTCGATCTGTTTTTCGTCATTCTTGACGAGTGTAATGAGGCTACGGATACCGCTCTGGCCAGCCATGTCGTTGACCTGCACATGCATACTGATGAGGCCATCGACCCTCCCTTCTCCACTGAGCAGCTGCAGCGATTTATCAAGTACGCCCGTACCTTCAAGCCCATGCTGACCCCCGAAGCCCGAGCAGTTCTTGTACAGCAGTACCAGCAACTCCGAGCCGACGACGCCACCGGAGCTGGAAACAGTTACCGAATCACCGTTCGTCAGTTGGAGTCCATGATCCGTCTCTCTGAGGCCATTGCTCGAGCCAACTGTTCGACCATCATTTCCCCTGCCTTTGTTCATGAGGCTGCCAAACTGCTCAGAGACACCATCATTCTCGTTGAGCGGGAAGATGTGcttctggacgaggaggaggacacCGTAGACGCTGCCGAGGACGCCGTTGACGAGGCCATGGAAGCCACCCAGCTAGCCAACCACACACCCCGGGACCAGATCACTCACCAGCAATACACACACATGGTCAACATGATTGTGTCCAAGCTATCGGAGAACTACACCGACGATGCCGATGCCAGTAGAATCGGAATGTCGCTGGATGCACTACTGGAGTTCGTGCTGGAGCAATACGAGGAAGATATGGttgatgaggaggatgtggaGAACCACACTCGGCTGACCAAGAAGGTCATCAAgaaaatgaagaagaacaaccTTCTCATGACCGTGCGAGGTAATTTAGACGACCTGGAGGCCCCAGGAGATGGAACTGAGCTGTATGTGATCCATCCTAACGCTGCGGCCGctgagttggaggagactAGACAGACAGGAGGTGTCATGCCTGATGACGAGTAG
- a CDS encoding uncharacterized protein (Compare to YALI0B16522g, similar to uniprot|P19145 Saccharomyces cerevisiae YKR039w GAP1 general amino acid permease): MEKNEVVSTNSPHEEGSVTEANNGRWANFKDSFRRADLSEYDTEGLSDLEKAALATANSPLSRSLKGRHLQMIAIGGSIGTGLFVGSGTTLATGGPAAILIAYSIIGTMLFCTMHSLGELCACFPVSGAFASYSTRFIDPAWGFAMGWNYTLNWFIVFPLELVAASLTVNYWNEANGTNYNAGCWVAIFWVLIVSINFFGVKGYGEAEFYFSLIKVIAVVGFIILAIVLTCGGGPNHDYIGGRYWHNPGAFSAGAKGVCAVFVSAAFAFNGTELAGLAAAETANPRKSIPTATKQVFWRITLFYIVSLTLVGFLVPWDHPQLLNKSSSADASASPFVIAIKAAGIKGLPSVMNVVIMISVLSVGNSSIFGFSRTIAALAQQGQAPSFFAYIDRKGRPLFGIITVSLFGLFAFICAGPIETQNTVFYWLMAICGLSSIFTWGSINLCHFRFRMAMKVQGRSLREMPFLSHVGTIGSMYGFLLNVTVLGLQFWIALFPVGGAKPKADVFFQAYLAVPVVLAFYIFFKLWKRPSFVALKDMDLDTGRRETDFELLMHEMDEEAAYIASKPFYYRVYKFWC; the protein is encoded by the coding sequence ATGGAAAAAAACGAAGTGGTATCAACCAACTCTCCCCACGAGGAGGGATCTGTCACTGAGGCCAACAACGGACGATGGGCCAACTTCAAGGACTCCTTCCGACGAGCCGATCTGAGCGAATACGACACCGAGGGTCTTTCTGATCTCGAAAAGGCCGCTCTGGCAACCGCTAACTCCCCTCTCAGTCGATCCCTCAAGGGACGACATCTCCAGATGATTGCCATCGGAGGATCCATTGGAACTGGTCTGTTTGTTGGCAGTGGAACCACCCTGGCCACTGGAGGACCGGCAGCCATTCTCATCGCCTACTCCATCATTGGAACTATGTTGTTTTGCACCATGCACTCTCTGGGAGAACTGTGTGCTTGCTTCCCCGTCTCCGGCGCGTTTGCCTCTTACTCTACTCGATTCATCGACCCCGCCTGGGGCTTCGCCATGGGATGGAACTACACTCTCAACTGGTTTATTGTGTTCCCCCTGGAGCTCGTAGCCGCAAGTCTGACGGTCAACTACTGGAATGAAGCTAACGGAACCAACTACAATGCTGGCTGCTGGGTCGCTATCTTCTGGGTGCTAATTGTCTCCATCAATTTTTTCGGAGTCAAGGGCTACGGAGAAGCCGAGTTTTACTTTTCGCTTATTAAAGTCATTGCTGTGGTCGGATTCATCATTCTCGCTATTGTTCTGAcctgtggaggaggacccAACCACGACTACATCGGAGGCCGATACTGGCACAACCCCGGCGCTTTCTCTGCTGGTGCCAAGGGAGTCTGTGCCGTCTTCGTGTCTGCTGCCTTTGCTTTCAACGGAACTGAGCTGGCTGGcctggctgctgccgagacCGCCAATCCCCGAAAGTCCATCCCCACTGCTACCAAGCAAGTCTTCTGGCGAATTACCCTCTTCTATATTGTGTCTTTGACTCTGGTCGGCTTCCTTGTTCCCTGGGACCACccccagctgctcaacaagagCTCTTCTGCTGACGCTTCCGCCTCTCCGTTCGTCATTGCCATCAAGGCTGCCGGCATCAAGGGCCTTCCATCTGTCATGAACGTCGTCATTATGATTTCCGTTCTGTCCGTCGGCAACTCCTCTATCTTTGGTTTCTCTCGAACTATCGCTGCTCTCGCCCAGCAAGGTCAGGCTCCTTCCTTCTTCGCTTACATTGATCGAAAGGGACGACCTCTGTTTGGCATCATCACAGTCTCGCTCTTTGGACTGTTTGCATTCATCTGTGCCGGTCCTATCGAAACCCAGAACACCGTCTTCTACTGGCTCATGGCCATCTGTGGcctctcctccatcttcacaTGGGGCTCCATCAACCTGTGCCACTTCCGATTCCGAATGGCCATGAAGGTCCAGGGTCGATCTCTCCGAGAAATGCCTTTCTTGTCTCACGTCGGAACTATCGGATCCATGTACGGCTTCCTGCTCAACGTAACCGTGCTTGGATTGCAGTTCTGGATCGCTCTCTTCCCCGTGGGAGGTGCCAAGCCTAAGGCTgacgtcttcttccaggcCTACCTGGCTGTACCTGTTGTCCTGGCCTTCTATATCTTTTTCAAGCTGTGGAAACGGCCCAGCTTCGTGGCTCTAAAGGACATGGACCTCGACACTGGACGACGAGAAACTGACTTCGAGCTGCTCATGCATGAGATGGACGAAGAGGCTGCCTACATTGCCTCCAAGCCCTTCTACTACCGAGTTTACAAGTTCTGGTGCTAA
- a CDS encoding uncharacterized protein (Compare to YALI0B16566g, similar to uniprot|P38331 Saccharomyces cerevisiae YBR242w conserved protein of unknown function, similar to Saccharomyces cerevisiae YBR242W and YGL101W; ancestral locus Anc_6.157): protein MKLRPYLTCETGLICFEDGSRTSTHTMSDWTPEGALPADLKEEIAAAATGTESLLAFLNVVERLKTTPRTGWLRYKMIDDPESIADHQYRMSIIAMLSLSPVNQNTCVKMALVHDMAEAIVGDITPFDDMTKAEKSRREHSSIIYMAALVEKYNPVAAKEIVDLWNQYENCSTDEARLVKDIDKFELMLQTYEYEKQHKFAEDLSQFYTLRGVIKTEEIGKLADELLRKRQLAMDKLGVKWD from the exons ATGAAGTTAAGGCCATACTTGACGTGTGAAACAGGCCTGATATGTTTTGAAGACGGCTCCA GAACATCTACGCACACCATGAGTGACTGGACTCCTGAAGGCGCTCTTCCTGccgatctcaaggaggaaatcGCGGCAGCTGCCACCGGCACAGAGTCGCTTCTGGCATTCCTGAATGTTGTTGAGCGGCTCAAGACAACTCCTCGAACTGGCTGGCTGAGATACAAGATGATCGATGATCCTG AATCTATTGCCGACCACCAATACAGAATGTCCATCATCGCCATGCTGTCTCTGTCGCCCGTGAACCAGAACACCTGTGTCAAGATGGCTCTAGTGCACGATATGGCCGAGGCTATTGTGGGTGACATCACTCCGTTTGACGATATGACAAAGGCTGAAAAGTCGCGACGAGAACACTCATCGATCATCTACATGGCTGCTTTGGTGGAGAAGTACAACCCTGTGGCAGCCAAGGAGATCGTCGATCTGTGGAACCAATATGAGAACTGCTCTACCGACGAGGCCCGACTGGTCAAGGACATCGACAAGTTTGAGCTCATGCTGCAGACttacgagtacgagaagcAGCACAAGTTTGCTGAGGATCTCAGTCAGTTCTACACTTTGCGAGGCGTCATCAAAACTGAGGAGATTGGAAAGTTGGCtgacgagctgctcagaAAGCGGCAGCTGGCCATGGACAAGTTAGGTGTCAAATGGGATTAA
- a CDS encoding uncharacterized protein (Compare to YALI0B16500g, similar to uniprot|P09232 Saccharomyces cerevisiae YEL060c PRB1 protease B vacuolar P3.40.f3.1) — MKFNPVISAVAMAALAQALLIPQNVDALEAFNTLLTNDVEANSPNHHKAAKFEKIVIANEDESEIAPLVMNDKEQVPDSYIVVFKEDVDASTAASHELWVEQVHTEQVASLAKRDLQHPFLAKAQSGLKQAFSIGSNFKGYTGTFHADTIELLRRHKDIAYVEKDSIVHANEFATELDAPWGLARVSHRKTLNLGSFNKYLYDDVGGEGVTSYVIDTGVNVGHDDFGGRAKWGKTVPSGDADEDGNGHGTHCAGTIGGTKYGVAKKANIVAVKVLRSNGSGTMSDVVAGVEFAAKSHAEQVKKNPKGFKGSTANMSLGGGKSPSLDLAVNAAVKAGIHFAVAAGNDNADACNYSPAAAENAVTVGASTLSDARAYFSNYGKCVDIFGPGLNILSTYIGSKQAVATLSGTSMASPHIAGLLSYYLSLQPESDSDFATTSITPAQLKKNLISFASVGVLSDIDADTPNVLAYNGGGEDLKDFWAAKSAEQIELEENIHEAVDHAGNLITSIRKILFGF, encoded by the coding sequence ATGAAATTCAACCCCGTCATCTCTGCCGTGGCCATGGCCGCTCTGGCCCAGGCCCTGCTGATCCCCCAGAACGTTGATGCCCTTGAGGCCTTCAACACCCTTCTTACCAACGACGTCGAGGCCAACTCccccaaccaccacaaggCCGCCAAGTTCGAGAAGATTGTCATTGCCAACGAGGACGAATCCGAGATTGCTCCTCTCGTCATgaacgacaaggagcaAGTCCCCGACTCGTAcatcgtcgtcttcaaGGAGGATGTCGATGCATCCACCGCCGCCTCTCACGAGTTGTGGGTTGAGCAGGTCCACACCGAGCAGGTTGCCTCTCTCGCCAAGCGAGATCTCCAGCACCCCTTCCTGGCCAAGGCTCAGTCCGGTCTCAAGCAGGCCTTCTCCATCGGATCCAACTTCAAGGGTTACACCGGTACTTTCCACGCCGACACCATTGAGCTGCTCCGACGACACAAGGACATTGCCTACGTTGAGAAGGACTCTATCGTCCATGCCAACGAGTTTGCCACTGAGCTCGATGCTCCCTGGGGTCTTGCCCGAGTCTCCCACCGAAAGACCCTTAACCTGGGCTCTTTCAACAAGTACCTCTACGATGACGTTGGAGGAGAGGGAGTGACCTCTTACGTTATTGACACCGGTGTCAATGTCGGACACGACGACTTCGGAGGCCGAGCCAAGTGGGGTAAGACTGTTCCCTCTGGCGATGCCGACGAGGATGGAAACGGTCACGGAACCCACTGTGCGGGTACTATTGGTGGCACCAAGTACGGtgttgccaagaaggccaacaTCGTCGCCGTCAAGGTCCTTCGATCTAACGGTTCCGGAACCATGTCCGacgttgttgctggtgtcGAGTTTGCCGCCAAGTCTCACGCCGAGcaggtcaagaagaaccccAAGGGATTCAAGGGTTCTACCGCCAATATGTctcttggtggtggcaaGTCTCCTTCCCTTGATCTTGCCGTCAACGCTGCTGTCAAGGCTGGCATTCACTTTgccgttgctgctggtaaCGACAATGCCGACGCTTGCAACTACTCCCCTGCTGCCGCTGAGAATGCCGTCACCGTTGGTGCCTCTACCCTCTCCGATGCTCGAGCCTACTTCTCCAACTACGGAAAGTGTGTCGACATCTTTGGCCCTGGTCTCAACATTCTCTCCACCTACATTGGCTCCAAGCAAGCTGTTGCCACCCTCTCCGGTACCTCCATGGCCTCTCCTCATATTGCAGGTCTGCTTTCTTACTACCTGTCTCTGCAGCCCGAGTCTGACTCTGACTtcgccaccacctccatcacccCCGCCCAGCTTAAGAAGAACCTTATTTCTTTCGCCTCTGTTGGTGTTCTGTCTGACATTGACGCTGACACTCCTAACGTTCTGGCTTACAACGGTGGAGGtgaggacctcaaggactTCTGGGCCGCCAAGTCTGCTGAGCAGATTGAGCTCGAGGAGAACATTCACGAGGCCGTGGACCATGCTGGTAACTTGATCACCTCCATCCGAAAGATTCTGTTTGGTTTCTAA
- a CDS encoding uncharacterized protein (Compare to YALI0B16610g, similar to uniprot|P53011 Saccharomyces cerevisiae YGL100w SEH1 nuclear pore protein P2.255.f2.1, similar to Saccharomyces cerevisiae SEH1 (YGL100W); ancestral locus Anc_6.159), which produces MKPFNTGHEELVHDVAYDFYGRRIATCSSDTTVKVFDRNDSTGEWDISDSWKAHDASIIKVCWANPEFGKVLATCSHDSTIKIWEENIREKQNSGKRWKRVATITDHKGPIYDLAFSPSHCGLKLASISTDGQFKIHEALDPNAISSWTNIFETNTLSSAPSRQLQSSFCLSWGKSRFSKEYVVACALEQSYIYQRQENGKYTQTGQLPAHGSIIRDISWAPSIGRGYQLIATACKDGLVRIFKIEEPLTESGQLQVSLINQFDDHKGDVWRVSWNLTGTILSSAGDDGRVRLWKSTYNKEFQCVGIVSAEQKHDAIED; this is translated from the coding sequence ATGAAACCATTCAACACTGGACacgaggagctggtgcACGACGTTGCGTACGACTTTTACGGCCGTCGAATTGCCACCTGTTCGTCCGATACCACTGTCAAGGTCTTTGACCGAAACGATTCGACTGGCGAATGGGATATCAGCGACTCTTGGAAGGCCCATGATgcctccatcatcaaggtgTGCTGGGCCAATCCCGAGTTCGGCAAGGTTCTGGCCACATGTTCTCACGATTCTACTATCAAGATCTGGGAGGAAAACATCCGCGAGAAGCAGAACAGTGGAAAGCGATGGAAGCGGGTGGCCACTATCACCGATCACAAGGGGCCTATTTACGACCTGGCCTTCTCGCCTAGCCACTGCGGTCTCAAGCTGGCATCTATCTCCACCGATGGACAATTCAAGATTCATGAGGCTTTGGATCCTAATGCTATCAGCTCGTGGACTAACATTTTCGAAACCAACACACTGAGTAGTGCCCCCAGTCGGCAATTGCAGAGTTCATTCTGCTTATCGTGGGGCAAATCACGGTTTTCCAAGGAATACGTGGTTGCATGTGCCCTGGAACAGTCGTATATCTACCAGAGACAGGAAAACGGCAAATACACACAGACAGGCCAGCTGCCTGCTCATGGATCCATCATCAGAGATATTTCGTGGGCTCCTAGTATTGGAAGGGGGTACCAGCTGATTGCTACTGCTTGCAAGGATGGTTTGGTTCGAATCTTCAAAATTGAGGAGCCTCTGACTGAGAGTGGACAACTGCAGGTGTCTCTGATAAACCAGTTCGATGATCACAAGGGAGATGTTTGGCGTGTATCTTGGAACCTCACTGGAACAATCCTGTCGTCCgcaggagatgatggacgGGTCAGACTGTGGAAATCTACTTACAACAAGGAGTTCCAGTGTGTGGGTATCGTTTCTGCTGAGCAGAAGCATGACGCTATTGAGGattag